The following are encoded in a window of Kitasatospora sp. NBC_01250 genomic DNA:
- a CDS encoding DUF3515 family protein, producing the protein MPPNPTQLLKRLPAPLRWLLPPVVLTAVVALVVASGGAPGWQPPTAAPTPDARVAAACRSLAAALPDQLLGHPREAAGSSPYVAVWHSSPRTVLRCGVPRPAALDGSHDLGPETHGVQWFVEHDGHGGYRFTTSQLSLYVEVAVPAGAYPNAPDPLVDLSGPIAATVPGLDGRVGEASQGS; encoded by the coding sequence ATGCCGCCGAATCCGACCCAGTTGCTCAAGAGGCTTCCCGCGCCGCTGCGTTGGCTGCTGCCCCCGGTCGTCCTGACCGCCGTGGTGGCGCTGGTGGTCGCGAGCGGCGGCGCGCCCGGCTGGCAGCCGCCGACCGCTGCGCCGACCCCCGACGCACGGGTGGCGGCCGCCTGTCGCTCGCTGGCCGCCGCACTGCCGGACCAGCTGCTCGGCCACCCGCGGGAGGCCGCCGGTTCCTCGCCCTACGTGGCGGTCTGGCACAGCTCGCCGCGGACCGTGCTGCGCTGCGGGGTGCCGAGGCCGGCCGCACTGGACGGCTCCCATGACCTGGGGCCCGAGACCCACGGCGTCCAGTGGTTCGTGGAGCACGACGGCCACGGCGGCTACCGCTTCACCACCAGCCAGCTCAGCCTGTACGTCGAGGTCGCCGTGCCGGCCGGCGCCTACCCGAACGCCCCTGATCCCTTGGTGGACCTGTCCGGCCCGATCGCCGCCACGGTCCCCGGTCTCGACGGCCGGGTCGGCGAGGCCTCCCAGGGGTCGTGA
- a CDS encoding DUF4291 domain-containing protein has product MTPLREIRADHDATGIVLYQAYAPAIADPAVASGRFVAPFSRGRMTWLKPSFRWLMHRSNWARKPGQERVLAVRITHEGWRRALGSAVLTTADPAALARAVVHLQWDPERSLSGAALNHYSIQVGVGRALIDALADDWTVSITDLTPRVRRIAALVRSGRTAQAARLLPPERPYPLEPQLARQLGMG; this is encoded by the coding sequence GTGACCCCACTGCGCGAGATCCGTGCCGACCACGACGCCACCGGCATCGTGCTCTACCAGGCCTACGCCCCGGCGATCGCCGATCCGGCGGTGGCCTCCGGACGCTTCGTGGCGCCCTTCTCGCGCGGCCGGATGACCTGGCTCAAGCCCTCCTTCCGCTGGCTGATGCACCGCAGCAACTGGGCCCGGAAGCCCGGCCAGGAGCGGGTGCTGGCGGTCCGGATCACCCATGAGGGCTGGCGGCGGGCGCTGGGCTCGGCCGTGCTCACCACGGCCGACCCGGCCGCGCTGGCGCGGGCCGTCGTGCACCTGCAGTGGGACCCGGAGCGCTCGCTGTCCGGTGCCGCACTCAACCACTACAGCATCCAGGTCGGCGTCGGGCGCGCTCTCATCGATGCCTTGGCGGACGACTGGACCGTCTCCATCACCGACCTCACCCCGCGCGTGCGCAGGATCGCCGCGCTGGTCCGCTCCGGCCGCACCGCGCAGGCCGCCCGGCTGCTGCCGCCCGAGCGGCCGTATCCACTGGAGCCGCAGCTGGCCCGGCAGTTGGGGATGGGCTGA
- a CDS encoding SGNH/GDSL hydrolase family protein translates to MTAPTRSGAAGAAARPQAVRFAALGDSLTEGVGSPCADGWRGWTALLAPALASDPALVAHHNLAASGALAADLTLTQLPAALALEPQFAAVVIGGNDTLRAGFDIARTAAALDTTLRALVDRGAVPLTACLPDPGLLLGLPAALARPLERRMAAVNAVVHELSHRYRAVHLHLAGLPWLRERALLSADRLHPSPAGHLLIARQFHLLLAESGHRVGPPPSAVQAPPPPGRAADLWWLATRGTAWLARRSVDLLPGLLALAAVESAHRLRGTAPALDARSRAATAAALADLPVPP, encoded by the coding sequence ATGACCGCGCCGACCCGGTCCGGGGCCGCCGGAGCCGCCGCCCGTCCGCAGGCCGTCCGGTTCGCCGCCCTCGGCGACTCGCTCACCGAAGGGGTGGGCAGCCCCTGCGCGGACGGCTGGCGGGGCTGGACCGCGCTGCTCGCCCCCGCGCTGGCGTCGGACCCGGCGCTGGTCGCGCACCACAACCTGGCGGCCAGCGGAGCACTCGCCGCCGATCTGACGCTCACTCAACTCCCGGCAGCACTGGCCCTGGAGCCGCAGTTCGCCGCCGTGGTCATCGGCGGCAACGACACCCTGCGCGCGGGCTTCGACATCGCCCGCACCGCCGCCGCGCTGGACACCACGCTGCGCGCGCTGGTCGATCGGGGCGCCGTGCCGCTGACCGCCTGCCTGCCCGACCCGGGTCTGCTGCTCGGCCTGCCCGCCGCGCTGGCCCGGCCGCTGGAGCGGCGGATGGCCGCGGTCAACGCCGTCGTCCACGAGCTGTCCCACCGCTACCGGGCGGTCCACCTCCACCTCGCGGGGCTTCCGTGGCTGCGCGAGCGGGCCCTGCTCAGTGCCGACCGGCTGCACCCGAGTCCGGCCGGCCATCTGCTGATCGCCCGTCAGTTCCACCTCCTGCTGGCGGAGTCCGGCCACCGGGTCGGGCCGCCGCCGTCCGCCGTCCAGGCACCCCCGCCGCCGGGGCGCGCCGCCGACCTCTGGTGGCTCGCCACCAGGGGCACCGCCTGGCTGGCGCGGCGCAGCGTCGATCTGCTCCCCGGCCTGCTCGCGCTGGCCGCCGTCGAGAGCGCGCACCGGTTGCGCGGCACCGCGCCTGCGCTGGACGCCCGCTCCCGGGCCGCCACCGCGGCGGCGCTGGCCGACCTGCCGGTGCCGCCCTGA
- a CDS encoding DUF2079 domain-containing protein yields the protein MTGHAVQQTIAEPIPATGTGSPQSAAPDRVGPRWLPYGLAGLFFVVYAIVSIRRQQRVMSGGYDLGIFEQAIRSYAHLHAPVAALKGPGYSVLGDHFSPIIAVIAPFYRLFPTPITLLVAQALLLALAVIPITRWAQQTRGLWVGLAAGLGMGCAWGIARVVAFDFHEICFGVPLVAFAMEAAGRGRWRQAALWALPLVLVKEDLGLTVAMFGCYIAWRGPRKLGITLVVVGLVATAVEMFVLIPMASPLGANDYLQQLEPSAAPHIPGNHWWPPTRLDTVLMLLAPTAFLALRSPLAAIALPTLGWRFISHNPAYWGQSYHYNGILVPIAFGAMIDVLARRPAYFSGLRLRLVLAAGLAVTVATLPSFPLSEVVSPATWRTTLHERAALRLAAEVPDGATVAATNQLAAQLTSRTTVSMACPYHKPPQPVQWLVVDPKDPTADTSNCPAGWNRVVSDAEQAGYTVADTQDGITLLKRSAG from the coding sequence GTGACGGGACACGCCGTACAGCAAACGATCGCCGAGCCGATACCGGCGACCGGGACCGGCTCCCCGCAGAGTGCCGCCCCGGACCGGGTGGGGCCGCGCTGGCTGCCCTACGGTCTGGCGGGCCTCTTCTTCGTGGTCTACGCGATCGTCTCGATCCGGCGCCAGCAGCGCGTCATGTCCGGCGGCTACGACCTCGGGATCTTCGAGCAGGCGATCCGCAGCTACGCGCACCTGCACGCGCCGGTCGCCGCCCTCAAGGGCCCGGGCTACAGCGTGCTCGGCGACCACTTCAGCCCGATCATCGCCGTGATCGCGCCCTTCTACCGCCTCTTCCCGACGCCGATCACGCTGTTGGTCGCGCAGGCCCTGCTGCTCGCGCTCGCGGTGATCCCGATCACCCGGTGGGCCCAGCAGACCAGGGGCCTGTGGGTCGGCCTGGCCGCCGGGCTCGGGATGGGCTGCGCCTGGGGCATCGCCCGGGTGGTCGCCTTCGACTTCCACGAGATCTGCTTCGGCGTCCCGCTGGTGGCCTTCGCCATGGAGGCGGCCGGGCGCGGCCGTTGGCGCCAGGCGGCGCTCTGGGCGCTGCCGCTGGTGCTGGTCAAGGAGGACCTCGGGCTGACCGTGGCGATGTTCGGCTGCTACATCGCCTGGCGCGGCCCGCGCAAGCTCGGCATCACGCTCGTCGTGGTGGGGTTGGTCGCCACCGCGGTGGAGATGTTCGTGCTGATCCCGATGGCCAGCCCGCTGGGGGCCAACGACTACCTTCAGCAGTTGGAGCCCAGCGCCGCCCCGCACATCCCGGGCAACCACTGGTGGCCGCCGACCCGGCTGGACACCGTGCTGATGCTGCTGGCGCCCACCGCGTTCCTGGCGCTGCGCTCCCCGTTGGCCGCGATCGCGCTGCCCACTCTCGGCTGGCGCTTCATCTCGCACAACCCCGCCTACTGGGGCCAGTCCTACCACTACAACGGCATCCTGGTGCCGATCGCGTTCGGCGCGATGATCGACGTGCTGGCGCGCCGCCCCGCGTACTTCTCCGGGCTGCGGCTGCGCCTGGTGCTGGCGGCCGGCCTGGCGGTGACGGTGGCGACCCTGCCCTCCTTCCCGCTCTCCGAGGTGGTCAGTCCGGCCACCTGGCGCACCACGCTGCACGAACGGGCCGCGCTGCGCCTGGCCGCCGAGGTCCCCGACGGCGCGACGGTGGCCGCGACCAACCAGCTCGCCGCCCAGCTGACCAGCCGGACCACGGTGAGCATGGCCTGCCCGTACCACAAGCCGCCCCAGCCGGTGCAGTGGCTGGTGGTCGACCCGAAGGACCCCACCGCCGACACCTCCAACTGCCCGGCCGGGTGGAACCGCGTGGTGAGCGACGCCGAGCAGGCGGGATACACGGTGGCGGACACCCAGGACGGGATCACGCTGCTCAAGCGCAGCGCCGGCTGA
- a CDS encoding Ig domain-containing protein, giving the protein MITDRSGLLHRGRRTALLAVAAALAAAGLASPLTAAADPGHPGAVAAPAKPGTPKSVAAPAGPHRAAPGRIGAAHPASAAQLAANSAGKSGGKVTPNLADGADPGTGDDGDGNVANEYDQQVTYKGGQDSAGVVIGPPKVYLVVWGSQWGTPSTNSSGDVVMSSDKDQAVPYQQDFFKGLGGAGDGWSAVLTQYCEGIATGSVQCPSSAAHIPYPQAGSVLAGVWVDNGTAAPQAATEPQLGAEALAAAQHFGNTTEAQNRNVQYVIDSPQGTDPDKWHELGYCAWHDFQRSSYGQLAYTNMPYLTDVAGCGTNWFGENTARGRLDGYGIIGGHEYAETVTDPDTPGGWTDGTGQEIADKCAWIPKGSNGGLFFENLSTGSFPLQTLWSNTDHLCMASDPVYTNPPVVLSTMCDRIDAPNTPVSIPAVAVDSAGSAVGYSATGLPGGLSINAATGVISGTAAATNGYQRVTVNATDTSGMTASTGFWESVTSAGQPGCGGIEQLTDAGFENGSADVDHTVMTDAWSPSGYNVITPSSLHAPHSGSWYAWLGQDTGADSITNYLDTYPGYSSATFSFWLDTETTNTSSSAPDTLSLVAVDQYTGQPLGTVRTWSSQNPTNGYQQQSVDLSPFISQVGWGTTIGLQLVSHESGLTPTTAFLIDDASAHES; this is encoded by the coding sequence GTGATCACAGACAGATCGGGCCTGCTCCACCGCGGCCGGCGGACGGCGCTGCTCGCCGTGGCCGCAGCCCTGGCCGCCGCCGGGCTGGCCAGCCCGCTGACGGCCGCCGCCGACCCCGGCCACCCCGGCGCCGTGGCCGCGCCGGCCAAGCCCGGCACCCCGAAGAGCGTCGCCGCCCCGGCCGGCCCGCACCGCGCGGCACCCGGCCGGATCGGCGCCGCCCACCCGGCCTCCGCCGCGCAGCTCGCCGCGAACTCCGCCGGCAAGAGCGGCGGCAAGGTCACGCCGAACCTCGCCGACGGCGCCGACCCGGGCACCGGGGACGACGGCGACGGCAACGTCGCCAACGAGTACGACCAGCAGGTCACCTACAAGGGCGGCCAGGACTCCGCCGGCGTGGTGATCGGGCCGCCCAAGGTCTACCTGGTGGTGTGGGGCTCGCAGTGGGGCACCCCGTCCACCAACTCCAGTGGCGACGTGGTGATGTCCAGCGACAAGGACCAGGCCGTCCCCTACCAGCAGGACTTCTTCAAGGGCCTCGGCGGCGCCGGCGACGGCTGGAGCGCGGTGCTGACCCAGTACTGCGAGGGCATCGCGACCGGCAGTGTGCAGTGCCCCTCCAGCGCGGCGCACATCCCCTACCCGCAGGCGGGCAGCGTGCTCGCCGGCGTCTGGGTGGACAACGGCACGGCCGCCCCGCAGGCCGCCACCGAGCCGCAGCTCGGGGCCGAAGCCCTCGCGGCCGCCCAGCACTTCGGCAACACCACCGAGGCGCAGAACCGCAACGTGCAGTACGTCATCGACTCGCCGCAGGGCACCGACCCGGACAAGTGGCACGAGCTGGGCTACTGCGCCTGGCACGACTTCCAGCGCTCGTCCTACGGTCAGCTGGCGTACACCAACATGCCCTACCTGACCGACGTCGCGGGCTGCGGCACCAACTGGTTCGGCGAGAACACCGCGCGCGGCAGGCTCGACGGCTACGGCATCATCGGCGGCCACGAGTACGCCGAGACGGTCACCGACCCGGACACCCCGGGCGGTTGGACGGACGGCACCGGCCAGGAGATCGCCGACAAGTGCGCCTGGATCCCCAAGGGTTCCAACGGCGGCCTCTTCTTCGAGAACCTGTCCACCGGTTCGTTCCCGCTGCAGACGCTCTGGTCCAACACCGACCACCTGTGCATGGCCTCGGACCCGGTCTACACCAACCCGCCCGTGGTGCTCAGCACCATGTGCGACCGGATCGACGCGCCGAACACCCCCGTCTCGATCCCCGCCGTCGCGGTGGACAGCGCGGGTTCGGCGGTCGGCTACAGCGCCACCGGTCTGCCCGGGGGCCTGAGCATCAACGCCGCGACCGGCGTCATCTCCGGCACCGCCGCCGCCACCAACGGCTACCAGCGGGTCACCGTCAACGCGACCGACACCTCGGGGATGACGGCGAGCACCGGGTTCTGGGAGTCCGTCACCAGTGCCGGGCAGCCGGGCTGCGGCGGCATCGAGCAGCTCACCGACGCGGGCTTCGAGAACGGCTCGGCGGACGTCGACCACACCGTGATGACCGACGCGTGGAGCCCCTCCGGCTACAACGTGATCACGCCCTCCAGCCTGCACGCGCCGCACTCCGGCAGCTGGTACGCCTGGCTGGGTCAGGACACCGGCGCCGACTCGATCACCAACTACCTGGACACCTACCCCGGTTACTCCTCGGCCACGTTCTCCTTCTGGCTCGACACCGAGACCACCAACACCTCCAGCAGCGCGCCCGACACGCTCTCGCTGGTGGCGGTCGACCAGTACACCGGCCAGCCGCTCGGCACGGTGCGGACCTGGAGCAGCCAGAACCCGACCAACGGCTACCAGCAGCAGTCGGTGGACCTGAGCCCCTTCATCAGCCAGGTCGGCTGGGGTACCACCATCGGTCTCCAGCTCGTCTCGCACGAGAGCGGCCTCACTCCCACGACCGCCTTCCTGATCGACGACGCCTCGGCCCACGAAAGCTGA
- a CDS encoding glycosyltransferase family 4 protein, with product MRVALVTESFPPEVNGVAHSVLRTAEHLVRRGHQPLVITPAPARGSSCPAHSFGPDAAPLPVVRIPSVPLPGYPQVRLALPSSRLAAALTAHRPDLVHLASPFVLGARAMAEAARLGLPAVAVYQTDLAGYAQAYRVGGGLGAATAWHRIRTVHRAAARTLAPSTPAAQDLTAHGVPRVHLWPRGVDSLRFHPRHRDQALRRALAPGGEVLVGYVGRLAPEKRVDLLAGVCALPGVRLVIVGDGPSAAALRTALPGAVFLGRRTGEELARCYASLDLFVHTGPLETFCQTIQEAMASGVPVIGPAAGGPLDLVGHRRTGLLVAPRDGRAVTEAVAELAGDPGRRAAYGRAGRADVTARTWEAVGDLLLRHYAEVLAEHRGEVLEVASGATPGPALTPAPVPAPAAVPAPAPVEEQPA from the coding sequence ATGCGTGTCGCCCTCGTCACCGAGTCCTTCCCGCCCGAAGTCAACGGCGTCGCCCACAGCGTGCTCCGCACCGCCGAGCACCTGGTCCGGCGCGGCCACCAACCCCTGGTCATCACTCCCGCGCCGGCCCGCGGTTCGAGCTGCCCGGCGCACTCCTTCGGACCGGACGCCGCCCCGCTGCCGGTCGTGCGGATCCCCTCCGTCCCGTTGCCCGGCTACCCCCAGGTCCGCCTCGCGCTGCCCAGCTCCCGGCTGGCCGCGGCGCTCACCGCCCACCGGCCCGATCTGGTCCACCTGGCCAGCCCGTTCGTGCTCGGCGCCCGGGCGATGGCCGAGGCCGCCCGGCTGGGGCTGCCCGCCGTCGCCGTCTACCAGACCGACCTGGCCGGCTACGCCCAGGCCTACCGGGTCGGCGGCGGCCTCGGCGCCGCCACCGCCTGGCACCGGATCCGCACGGTGCACCGGGCCGCCGCCCGCACCCTGGCCCCCTCCACCCCCGCCGCCCAGGACCTGACGGCGCACGGCGTCCCGCGGGTGCACCTGTGGCCGCGCGGCGTGGACTCGCTGCGCTTCCACCCGCGCCACCGCGACCAGGCGTTGCGCCGTGCGCTGGCCCCCGGCGGCGAGGTGCTGGTCGGCTACGTGGGCCGGCTGGCGCCGGAGAAGCGGGTCGACCTGCTGGCGGGCGTCTGCGCGCTGCCCGGCGTGCGGCTGGTGATCGTCGGCGACGGGCCGAGCGCCGCCGCCCTGCGCACCGCGCTGCCCGGTGCGGTCTTCCTCGGCCGCCGCACCGGCGAGGAGCTCGCGCGCTGCTACGCGAGCCTGGACCTGTTCGTGCACACCGGTCCGCTGGAGACCTTCTGCCAGACCATCCAGGAGGCGATGGCCAGCGGCGTGCCGGTGATCGGCCCGGCCGCCGGCGGTCCGCTCGACCTGGTCGGCCACCGTCGCACCGGCCTGCTGGTGGCACCGCGCGACGGGCGGGCGGTGACCGAGGCGGTCGCCGAGCTGGCGGGCGACCCCGGGCGCCGGGCCGCCTACGGGCGGGCCGGGCGGGCGGACGTCACCGCGCGGACCTGGGAGGCGGTGGGGGACCTGCTGCTGCGGCACTACGCCGAGGTGCTGGCCGAGCACCGGGGCGAGGTGCTGGAGGTGGCCTCGGGCGCGACGCCCGGGCCCGCGCTGACGCCTGCCCCGGTACCCGCACCCGCAGCCGTCCCCGCACCCGCCCCCGTCGAGGAGCAGCCGGCATGA
- a CDS encoding GNAT family N-acetyltransferase — MALPALQCLDPPVTSTDDDLLARLEGYYDAVPRAAARTEDFGPLTLFVREGAGWPYYARPARPGTAPVTEADVRRVRARQRELGLPEAFEWVAETSPTLRPAAERAGLTVHEHPLMVLAPDAPTPAVAAPDDASVRIVGPEDPALPGALAVPHLAFAEPGTRVGTAGPAELAAAIRERAADVPRTADRIRAGLTAVAAALRDGSALCAGQCLAVGEVAEIAGLGTLPTARRRGLALAVTAALVADARAAGVRTVFLSADTEDVARIYARLGFRTVGTALIAEPAAA; from the coding sequence ATGGCGCTGCCGGCACTTCAGTGCTTGGATCCGCCGGTGACCTCCACCGATGACGACCTGCTGGCCCGCCTGGAAGGCTACTACGACGCCGTGCCGCGCGCCGCCGCGCGCACCGAGGACTTCGGACCGCTGACCCTCTTCGTCCGCGAGGGCGCCGGCTGGCCGTACTACGCGCGGCCCGCGCGGCCCGGCACCGCACCGGTGACCGAGGCCGACGTGCGCCGGGTCCGCGCCCGCCAGCGGGAGTTGGGCCTCCCCGAGGCCTTCGAATGGGTGGCCGAGACCTCGCCCACCCTGCGCCCGGCCGCCGAGCGGGCCGGCCTCACCGTGCACGAGCACCCGCTGATGGTGCTCGCCCCGGATGCACCGACCCCGGCCGTCGCCGCGCCGGACGACGCCTCGGTGCGGATCGTCGGGCCCGAGGACCCGGCCCTGCCGGGCGCCCTCGCCGTCCCCCACCTGGCCTTCGCCGAGCCCGGCACCCGCGTCGGCACGGCGGGCCCCGCCGAACTCGCCGCCGCCATCCGCGAGCGCGCCGCCGACGTCCCTCGGACGGCCGACCGCATCCGGGCCGGCCTGACCGCGGTGGCCGCCGCCCTCCGCGACGGCTCGGCCCTGTGCGCGGGCCAGTGCCTCGCGGTCGGCGAGGTGGCCGAGATCGCCGGCCTCGGCACCCTGCCCACCGCCCGCCGCCGGGGCCTGGCCCTCGCCGTCACCGCCGCCCTGGTCGCGGACGCCCGCGCGGCCGGGGTACGGACCGTCTTCCTCTCGGCGGACACCGAGGACGTCGCCCGCATCTACGCCCGACTCGGCTTCCGCACGGTGGGAACCGCCCTGATCGCGGAGCCGGCCGCCGCTTGA
- a CDS encoding glycosyltransferase: MSAPRATGGAGLRIVRVANFVTPVSGGLRTALRHLGAGYLAAGHEPVLVLPGPEHRDELTDQGRVVTLPGPVLPASGGYRLLTDRRLLARTLTALAPDRLEVSDRTTLRWTGSWARRQGIPAAMVSHENVTGLLRTRGLPAPAARALADRLNSRTARCYDTVVCTTAWAAEEFARLGTRNLVRAPLGVDLARLHPRCHDPALRARYAGPGRALLVLCSRLSPEKRPGLALAALAELRRGGRDAVLVVAGTGPLHARLAERADRARLPVRFLGHLADRAGLAALLASADVVLAPGPVETFGLAALEALACGTPVAVSRSSALPDIVGPAGAVAVDTGAGFAAAVAELLARPAAGRRAAARARAERYGWPAAVSAFLAAHRAGEAELVGRPR; this comes from the coding sequence ATGAGCGCGCCGAGAGCAACCGGCGGCGCCGGGCTGCGGATCGTCCGGGTGGCGAACTTCGTCACCCCCGTCTCCGGCGGCCTGCGCACCGCGCTGCGCCACCTGGGCGCGGGCTACCTGGCGGCCGGGCACGAGCCCGTGCTGGTCCTGCCGGGCCCCGAGCACCGGGACGAACTCACCGACCAGGGACGGGTGGTGACGCTGCCCGGCCCCGTACTGCCGGCCAGCGGCGGCTACCGGCTGCTCACCGACCGCCGCCTGCTGGCCCGCACCCTGACCGCGCTGGCCCCGGACCGCCTGGAGGTCTCCGACCGCACCACCCTGCGCTGGACGGGCAGTTGGGCCCGCCGTCAGGGGATCCCCGCCGCGATGGTCTCGCACGAGAACGTCACCGGCCTGCTGCGCACCCGCGGGCTGCCGGCCCCGGCCGCCCGCGCCCTCGCCGACCGGCTCAACTCCCGTACCGCGCGGTGCTACGACACCGTCGTGTGCACCACCGCCTGGGCCGCCGAGGAGTTCGCCCGGCTCGGCACCCGCAACCTGGTCCGCGCGCCGCTCGGCGTCGACCTCGCGCGGCTGCACCCGCGCTGCCACGACCCCGCGCTGCGCGCCCGGTACGCCGGCCCGGGCCGGGCGCTGTTGGTGCTCTGCTCCCGGCTGTCACCGGAGAAGCGTCCCGGCCTGGCCCTGGCGGCCCTGGCCGAACTGCGGCGCGGCGGGCGGGACGCCGTCCTCGTGGTGGCCGGCACCGGGCCGCTGCACGCCCGGCTGGCCGAGCGCGCCGACCGGGCCCGGCTGCCCGTCCGGTTCCTCGGGCACCTGGCCGACCGGGCCGGGCTGGCCGCGCTGCTGGCCTCGGCGGACGTGGTGCTGGCCCCGGGGCCGGTGGAGACCTTCGGGCTGGCGGCCCTGGAGGCGCTGGCCTGCGGCACCCCCGTGGCGGTCAGCCGCTCCTCCGCGCTGCCGGACATCGTCGGGCCCGCGGGGGCGGTGGCCGTCGACACCGGTGCGGGATTCGCCGCCGCGGTGGCCGAGTTGCTGGCCCGTCCGGCGGCCGGGCGGCGGGCGGCGGCGCGCGCCAGGGCCGAGCGCTACGGCTGGCCCGCCGCGGTCTCCGCGTTCCTGGCCGCGCACCGGGCGGGCGAGGCGGAGCTGGTCGGGAGGCCGCGATGA